The sequence below is a genomic window from Streptomyces sp. NBC_00289.
CGAACAGTGGGAGACCTCGCTCGGTGAGGAGAACGCGGCCTGGCGCGGCCAGGCGGCCGGACTGTTCTGGCAGCTGATCCACCAGCTGCACAGGAACTACGACGGCTACGTGGACCAGCTCGCCCCCGAGGCGGCCGCCACCGCGGAGGCGATGCCCGGCGGTCACGTCCCGAAGTCCCGGTTCAGCCAGGCGCTCGCGGCCGCGGAGAAGGCGCTGATGACGGAGGCGAAGGCGCTCAGCGACGCCTGGGACGCGTGGGCCGCCGACGGCCGTCACGACCCGCACCGCATCCTGATGGAGATCCTCGACAAGGTGTCCGTATGGGTGCTCCAGAACAACATCAAGCACACCACGGTGACCTCGCTCGGCGCGGCCAAGAGCTACGACACCGACTCCGGCTTCAAACAGGTCCACCCCGAATACGGCGACCTCCACGACATGGCCTCGTGGAAGAAGATGGGCGAGGACGCCGTCAAGCAGTGGAACGACAACGTGCAGACGGACCTGGTGGCGAAGGCCCAGACCTCGCTCACGAACCTCAAGACGGCGTGGAGCGACCTGGAGGACGCCTTCTCCGAAATCCGCACCAAGGACACCTCCACCCTCTCGGAGAGCTACGCCGACGACCAGCGGCAGATCGCCGAGGACGAGGCCGACCAGCACCGGGAGGACCTCAACAACTCGCTGAACAACCTCGGCCAGAACCTCGGCGACGGCCTGAACAACCTCGGCGACAGCTTCAACAACCTCGGGGACGGACTGGGAGACAGTCTGGACAATCTGGGCGACGGCCTCGGCGACGGGCTGGACAACCTGGGTGACGGCCTCGGCGACCTGGGCGACGGGCTGGGCGACACCAACAGTCTCACCGACGGCCTCGGCGACCTGTCCAACCTCGGGGACGGTCTCGGGGACGGCCTGGGTGACGGACTCGGGGACGGCCTGGGTGACGGCACCTCCACCAACCTCGGCGGGGGCCTGGGCCTCGGCCTCGGCGGTACGACGGACGACGGCAACTCCGCCACCAAGGGCTCCACGCTCACCAACCCCGACGGCAGCACCACGACCCTCAACCCGGACGGCACCCTGACCACCCGCTACCCGGACGGCACGACCCAGCTTCTGGACCCGGAGACGGGCATCGTCACCACCACCGCCCCCGACGGCACCAAGACCACCGGTGACCTGACGATCCCCGGCGGCCACGTCAACCCGGACGGCAGCACGACCACGCTCAACCCGGACGGCACGCTCACCACCACCTTCCCCGACGGCACCAAGACGACCATCGACCCGGAGACCGGCGACCTGACCACCACCGCCCCCGACGGCACGGTCACCACGGGCAACATCAGCGGCCTCGGGGACGGCCTGGACGACCTCGACCTCGCGGACCACACCGTCACACCCACCACGAGCAGCAGCCTCGACCTGGACGACCTGTCCTCATCCGGCAACCTCG
It includes:
- a CDS encoding AAWKG family protein (Members of this family are unrelated to eukaryotic Tcp10, although some members contain a repetitive region similar to a C-terminal repeat region of Tcp10.); this translates as MPIVSDTDDYWGKAVTLYTGYPLPSRKKLFDTLMSSEGFPLFRMDISIMSSTELTSSNFSVLVGWHTQQGEDYDLAFVHAGGDGRHDDGTLYQANIVFIGVPVDGNGRARLLDAGELWSAGKFTGVLGNEWDLSLLSQYQSGSKAAIDQLRSARTTRGFSYNGLTVVNSEAVDADSFERTAQAFDRAMKFFEDHAATLEQWETSLGEENAAWRGQAAGLFWQLIHQLHRNYDGYVDQLAPEAAATAEAMPGGHVPKSRFSQALAAAEKALMTEAKALSDAWDAWAADGRHDPHRILMEILDKVSVWVLQNNIKHTTVTSLGAAKSYDTDSGFKQVHPEYGDLHDMASWKKMGEDAVKQWNDNVQTDLVAKAQTSLTNLKTAWSDLEDAFSEIRTKDTSTLSESYADDQRQIAEDEADQHREDLNNSLNNLGQNLGDGLNNLGDSFNNLGDGLGDSLDNLGDGLGDGLDNLGDGLGDLGDGLGDTNSLTDGLGDLSNLGDGLGDGLGDGLGDGLGDGTSTNLGGGLGLGLGGTTDDGNSATKGSTLTNPDGSTTTLNPDGTLTTRYPDGTTQLLDPETGIVTTTAPDGTKTTGDLTIPGGHVNPDGSTTTLNPDGTLTTTFPDGTKTTIDPETGDLTTTAPDGTVTTGNISGLGDGLDDLDLADHTVTPTTSSSLDLDDLSSSGNLGDGLGALDGSGSSALGSSLLDGLGAGAGNQYADYSGYSDYDDGTTGDLLSGGALGAPASAGLADGTSGTAGTGSADGSGGTPLFPGMGGMGGMGGAGNNSGSGERVRTVLTDAGGATRGRSRARRAAEDDEDVVVTRGRTATTGSGSPYYPVGGNTQGGQSTQSGDRGRSSWVQEDEDVWGTDEGGAPAVIGR